A segment of the Candidatus Dojkabacteria bacterium genome:
ACTGAAGAAAATAGTGTGGATAGGCTCTTCCCGAAAGTTTAGTCGCAAAAAACGAAAACGCTACCCAAGTCAGCAGAAAAAATGTTTCTTTTGTTATTCTTTTTCTAAACCTCAAAACCACCGCAATTACAACCCCAATAAATATAAAAACGCTTCGCGAGACAAGAACATCTTCAAAAAATACAAATCCGGTACCCAACTCCCGTTGCGCCGCAGAGTACCCCAAATTGTACGTAAAGACAGCAAAAATAAAATCCGATAACCCGCCTATGACAAAGTAATAAATTCCGGATAGAAACAGTGGAAGAATTAGCCCAATTCCAAACATGAAATAGCTTAATAATAGTTTTTTTAAATCCAAACCCTTGATTCCTTTATTTATTCTTATCAATTCAATAAGAAGAACAAAGCATACAACCATTGCATCAAAAAACGGCTGAATCTTAAAAAACATTGCAATTCCCGACAAAAATCCAAGAATAAACATTTTACCAAGCGATACTCCAATCGGTTTCGACTGTACTTTTGACCAACGTAAATATAAATAAAAAACCAAAAGCATTAGAGGAACAAAGATGTTCTCAGCGTTAAAAATATTCCCTTCGAGAAAAGTTCCGCCCCAATAAACTGAAGAACCCAACGAAGTTAGAATTACAGGAATATTTATATTTTTGAAAAAACCCTTTTTAGCATCTCGATTTTTATTAAAAAGTTGTACAGCCACAAGGAATGAAAGCAGAACCGTTAACACACCAAGTAGAAAGTTAATTGACTTGTAAACCACGATCTGATTATCTCCAAACTGAGCGGAAAGCTGGTAAAGCAAATAAATTCCGGGTGGTTTGTGATCCCACACATCGGTATACAAGATTTCCCCGTTATTCATCTCGTTTGCAACTGCAGCATAAATTCCTTCGTCACCATACCAGGCAGGCTCAAAAAGGCTCGGCAACCGAAGAAATGTAAATATCACCAAGGACAAAACAAGCACAATCTTTTTAAGATTTAGCGACCTTGGAAGTAGCTTCATTTGGATTTATTAATATTAAGTAACTTTTTAGGTTTAATCCTACAGATTTTTGAAACAATCCAAACACTTGCAAAAGCATAAATTATTCCGGCAATTGCATCAACAATATAATGATCACCCGTATAAACCACCGTAAAAATCATTGCTACCGGATATAAATAAGATAGCTTTGCCCACAATCCAAACTTCTTTTGCAAAAGCCTGTCAAACATGATGGCGACAAATACGGCCCATCCACAATGTAATGAAGGAAACGGTGCTACCGGGTTGTATCCAACCTCGTGGAAAACGGCCGTAACCGATTTTCCTGCAGGAAGCACCTCCCAAACCGTTCGTTTAATTGGTTGAATTATACCCTCCTCTGCGGCAAGCCATGGCGGATAAGCCGGAAACAAAATATACGTTATATATCCGGCATATGAAAGAAATAAGTAACCTAGCTTAAACTCCGTAAAAAGTTTTTTGTTAAAAATCCAGATGATAAAGGCTGCAACAACAGCAAACCAAAAAAAAGACGTATACATAACGAATGCAAACACATCAATAACCGTCGGAATATTACCAACAAGATCTTGAAACCAGTAGGTAGGAATATTCTCTCCGAAAAGCGCTTTTTCCCAAATATATAGAGTCTCTTTATGGACGCTTATGTTAAATATCTCATGTATAAGTGATGCTGCACCTCTAGAATATTCATAAATAATAAATAGAATTGCAAATGGCCACCAATCCAAAACGAATTTTTTACCCTGCCCAAAGATTACGGCATATCCCCAGATTATTACGAAAATTATGTCCGGCGAAGGAAGCCGTTTCGTAACAAAAATCAGATATAACAACACAACCGTATAGAACGAAAAGAAAAACCATTTGTATTTTTTTATAAATTCTTGAATATTTCCCAAAATTTCCATTAAGTACGGTCTAGCAAAATTATTTTTCGCTTACATAATATTCTTTACGCACATCTGATTTTACCATCATTTCAAATTGAGCATGTACAAAGGGAATAAAGAAGAATAAAATCGCCGTAAAATACGAACCCAGTACCTCCATTAAAAAATTGAGGATACCCTTGACAGAGATAATGCCATAAGGCTTGTATAAAAACCCGCTTACAATCGTGCTAACCAAAATAAATATTGTACCGACAATGCTAATACTTCCAAACCCCTGGTTAAATATAGCCAGAAGTATA
Coding sequences within it:
- a CDS encoding phosphatase PAP2 family protein; amino-acid sequence: MEILGNIQEFIKKYKWFFFSFYTVVLLYLIFVTKRLPSPDIIFVIIWGYAVIFGQGKKFVLDWWPFAILFIIYEYSRGAASLIHEIFNISVHKETLYIWEKALFGENIPTYWFQDLVGNIPTVIDVFAFVMYTSFFWFAVVAAFIIWIFNKKLFTEFKLGYLFLSYAGYITYILFPAYPPWLAAEEGIIQPIKRTVWEVLPAGKSVTAVFHEVGYNPVAPFPSLHCGWAVFVAIMFDRLLQKKFGLWAKLSYLYPVAMIFTVVYTGDHYIVDAIAGIIYAFASVWIVSKICRIKPKKLLNINKSK